In Psychrobacter immobilis, a single genomic region encodes these proteins:
- a CDS encoding GNAT family N-acetyltransferase, translating into MNKNTIDKNYLDRESVFLRQAQADDIGALEQLLNRCYRETAGWTNEADLIGGIRTTSAELAAVINDPNHYYFVYPKTTTGDRDGKETGEILGCIAVDIKTDADSNNKAYIGMFAVDPELQGQGVGNVILQAAETFATHHLQSDEQAAAKNTARLTMSILSHRPELLAYYQRRGYELNGNKMPFPNDGNNGEPKREDLELLELEKMVH; encoded by the coding sequence ATGAATAAAAACACTATAGATAAAAATTACTTGGATAGAGAGTCCGTGTTTTTACGACAAGCGCAAGCCGATGATATTGGTGCACTTGAGCAATTATTAAATCGCTGTTATCGCGAGACCGCAGGTTGGACCAATGAGGCGGATTTAATTGGCGGTATTCGAACCACGTCAGCTGAGCTCGCTGCCGTGATTAATGACCCTAATCACTATTACTTTGTCTATCCAAAAACGACAACGGGCGACCGTGATGGAAAGGAAACGGGTGAGATACTCGGTTGTATCGCTGTCGATATCAAAACCGATGCTGACTCAAATAACAAAGCCTACATCGGCATGTTTGCAGTAGATCCAGAGCTGCAAGGGCAGGGCGTTGGTAATGTTATTTTGCAAGCAGCAGAAACCTTTGCTACTCATCATCTACAGTCAGATGAGCAAGCAGCAGCTAAAAACACTGCGCGTTTGACCATGTCCATTTTGAGTCATCGTCCTGAGCTGTTGGCTTACTATCAGCGCCGAGGTTATGAGCTAAATGGTAATAAAATGCCATTTCCAAATGACGGCAATAATGGCGAGCCAAAGCGTGAAGATTTAGAATTATTGGAGTTAGAAAAAATGGTTCATTGA
- a CDS encoding FAD-dependent oxidoreductase, with protein MTNATIDTVTINKADIASGGMKSYKQDDDSIILITRDDDEFQAFDGKCPHAGADLGTGLRCGNRVVCPWHHATFDSRDGTLLEPVATAGLTQYEVTDNGDSLTVNTSAKRDKQIANDKLIDTHTLIVGGGAAGFMTAHQLRNTGYGGKITLISADDKAPYNRPLLSKAFLAGNMPEEKLLLGGADWASKHDIHLRLNQTVSEVLPNECAIIIKDKNGHSDRQTADFLVVATGAEPKIPPFKGAELDGVYTLRSMNDAKLIKAASHDQRVVIVGTGFIGMEVASALAQAGTTASITVIGQDHRVMGNIVSETVSNALIKLHEENGIQFVFDASVTEIVEVEKANENSGSNFSQVGAIKLANGEQVDADIVILGTGVAPRTELFEGVNATDGVQVDEHLQLREGVYALGDIAKASGQMGRMRIEHWRVALQHGLVTAAAILNDDSVNSLAARIPFFWTMQYGKSLRYSGHAKTPDNNILFGSPDTLDYIEYYFDDVGENTRASAASTLGRDKELVAFSELLRRGHAPTRAQLNAGFNIIDQAQALSP; from the coding sequence ATGACCAATGCAACGATTGACACAGTGACTATTAATAAGGCTGATATTGCCAGTGGCGGCATGAAATCTTACAAGCAAGATGATGATAGTATCATTTTAATCACCCGCGACGACGATGAGTTTCAGGCGTTCGATGGTAAATGCCCGCACGCAGGGGCAGATTTAGGCACAGGATTACGTTGTGGCAATCGCGTGGTCTGTCCTTGGCATCATGCAACTTTTGATAGCCGCGATGGGACGCTATTAGAGCCAGTCGCGACAGCAGGATTGACTCAATATGAAGTGACCGATAATGGCGACAGCTTGACGGTGAATACTTCAGCGAAGAGAGATAAACAGATTGCAAATGATAAGCTTATCGATACGCATACTCTCATCGTGGGCGGCGGCGCAGCAGGTTTTATGACAGCGCATCAGCTGCGTAACACTGGCTATGGCGGCAAAATCACCTTGATTAGTGCTGATGATAAAGCCCCTTATAACCGTCCATTATTGTCCAAAGCATTTTTAGCGGGCAATATGCCTGAAGAGAAGCTTCTACTAGGGGGTGCAGATTGGGCGAGCAAACACGATATTCATTTGCGCTTGAATCAAACCGTCAGCGAAGTATTGCCCAATGAATGTGCGATTATTATTAAAGATAAAAATGGTCATAGTGACAGACAAACCGCTGATTTCTTAGTGGTCGCAACAGGTGCTGAGCCAAAGATACCGCCTTTTAAAGGGGCTGAGCTTGATGGCGTTTATACCTTACGTAGTATGAATGATGCCAAATTGATCAAAGCGGCCAGTCACGATCAGCGTGTGGTGATTGTCGGTACTGGCTTTATCGGTATGGAGGTTGCTTCCGCATTGGCACAAGCAGGCACGACGGCTTCTATTACGGTCATCGGACAAGACCATCGCGTGATGGGAAATATCGTCTCTGAAACCGTCAGTAATGCGCTGATCAAGCTGCATGAAGAAAATGGGATTCAGTTTGTTTTTGATGCCAGCGTGACCGAAATCGTTGAGGTCGAAAAAGCGAATGAGAATAGCGGTAGCAATTTCTCACAAGTTGGTGCTATTAAATTAGCAAATGGTGAGCAAGTCGATGCAGACATCGTGATTTTAGGGACTGGCGTAGCACCACGTACAGAATTGTTCGAGGGAGTAAACGCGACAGATGGCGTGCAAGTGGATGAGCATTTGCAGCTGCGTGAGGGTGTTTATGCATTGGGCGATATTGCGAAAGCTTCTGGACAAATGGGGCGCATGCGCATTGAACATTGGCGCGTGGCCTTGCAACATGGCTTAGTGACTGCGGCTGCGATATTAAATGATGATAGTGTCAACTCGCTCGCCGCGCGTATCCCTTTCTTTTGGACGATGCAATATGGCAAGAGCCTACGCTATAGTGGACATGCGAAGACACCCGATAATAATATCTTGTTTGGTTCGCCAGATACGTTAGATTATATCGAATACTACTTTGATGATGTTGGGGAAAACACACGTGCTAGTGCGGCTAGCACTTTAGGGCGTGATAAAGAGTTGGTTGCCTTTTCTGAACTACTTCGCCGTGGTCATGCACCAACGCGTGCACAGCTCAATGCAGGATTTAATATTATCGACCAAGCACAGGCGTTATCGCCCTAG
- the truD gene encoding tRNA pseudouridine(13) synthase TruD: MNSRDDMTDINASPQSALEKSQFDNEQFDTASIDITAATDTAQLPQPIQPPVQQATYKAHATDFIVNELLPLEFTGEGEHLWLHIQKSGMNTAYLAKLLSEWAEIPLRDVGYSGLKDRHALTTQWFSLRIPKKQLPTSEFVPVDIGANESVTIIDQQWHNKKLNRGTHRANQFTITLRDIQFANFDTALPAPEQLLSAKQDVEQHLSSIAINGVPNYFGPQRFGRNGNNIREALSLFARPLQQSRAQPKKSKRKHAPREQNTMELSAARSLIFNEILAVRVRDGSWNTGLAGEVFNLEGSGSIFTSEAIDDTLRERLETGDIHPTAALWGKDNDKVSGMAASTEKNVIQQNPLLARLANGLEQRDVKAQRRALRLPIEALSWEWQDKDNEQTLVLSFTLTTGSFATSVLASLVKQLIY; this comes from the coding sequence ATGAATTCTCGTGATGACATGACCGATATTAATGCTAGCCCTCAATCCGCTCTCGAAAAGAGTCAATTTGATAATGAGCAGTTTGATACGGCAAGTATCGATATTACCGCAGCGACGGATACTGCGCAGTTACCGCAGCCTATTCAACCACCTGTACAGCAAGCAACCTATAAAGCCCACGCAACAGACTTTATCGTTAATGAGCTATTGCCGCTCGAATTCACCGGTGAAGGTGAGCATTTATGGCTGCATATCCAAAAATCAGGGATGAATACCGCTTATCTTGCCAAACTACTATCAGAGTGGGCAGAGATTCCTCTGCGTGATGTTGGTTATTCAGGTCTTAAGGATCGCCATGCATTGACAACGCAGTGGTTTAGTTTGAGAATACCAAAAAAGCAACTACCAACATCTGAGTTTGTACCAGTCGATATTGGAGCCAATGAATCGGTTACGATCATTGACCAGCAATGGCATAATAAAAAGCTCAATCGCGGCACGCATCGCGCCAATCAATTCACCATCACCTTGCGTGATATCCAATTTGCTAATTTTGATACAGCATTGCCAGCACCTGAGCAATTATTGTCGGCGAAGCAAGATGTCGAACAGCATTTATCAAGCATCGCTATAAATGGCGTGCCCAATTATTTTGGCCCTCAGCGTTTTGGACGAAATGGCAATAATATTAGAGAAGCATTATCACTGTTTGCGCGTCCACTACAGCAAAGTCGAGCACAACCCAAAAAGAGCAAACGCAAGCACGCGCCACGTGAGCAAAATACAATGGAGCTGTCTGCCGCACGTAGCTTAATTTTCAATGAGATATTGGCAGTACGAGTGCGTGATGGCAGCTGGAATACTGGGCTGGCAGGCGAAGTGTTTAACTTAGAGGGTTCAGGGTCAATATTTACTAGCGAAGCCATAGACGACACGTTGCGTGAACGCCTTGAGACGGGTGATATCCATCCCACTGCTGCATTATGGGGCAAGGATAATGATAAAGTCAGCGGCATGGCAGCAAGTACTGAGAAAAATGTGATTCAACAAAATCCATTACTGGCGCGCTTAGCCAATGGCTTAGAGCAGCGTGATGTAAAAGCACAGCGCCGCGCGCTGCGCCTACCTATTGAAGCGCTGTCTTGGGAATGGCAGGATAAAGATAATGAACAGACATTGGTGCTGAGCTTTACGTTAACGACAGGTAGCTTTGCCACCAGTGTCTTGGCAAGCTTAGTAAAACAATTAATATACTAA
- a CDS encoding GGDEF domain-containing protein, whose product MAVSISHLGYTKLSQAIFEWQAADKTSLLALFMVMEVSLHWLWCLFVWWRRDVYDTYVDIALLYPLWFGVTLVALFLLWMTSRFSPVKKANSNLYKWQGILITVYSAYIAMVILVLGHSSLVAGVSLVGGAILGMMLIRRRYVWRAFLGHAAVILAVTFIPYLGVTLPNLRQMTLTVIPLDTYYSYINYSEITTIENAISASIFQNGTLNWDSVDQLRRSSAFFWRSTHIYMALPKAIFIIYMFRTLLLILDDSKKEILQHANQDELTQLKSRRYGMMQMKQVLKSVEDHQDISVILLDLDWFKEVNDSYGHEIGDRVLVEVAQTLLQSLTDETIVSRYGGEEFLIVLPDTKHDTAMIIAEQLRRVIAKHVIILDDDTAFSVTASLGLYTLTHGERNCIKQACETLNKKDASQSLAKPQRIPSYSSKRVNRKIPAVQLPHDICQRLICMADKALYEAKGRGRDQVVSANEMLAAKNNNIEALYGT is encoded by the coding sequence ATGGCTGTATCGATATCTCATCTAGGCTACACCAAGCTATCTCAAGCAATTTTTGAGTGGCAAGCTGCTGATAAAACGTCATTACTGGCTTTATTTATGGTGATGGAGGTATCTTTACACTGGCTATGGTGTTTATTTGTTTGGTGGCGCCGTGATGTTTATGATACCTATGTTGATATAGCCCTGCTGTATCCACTATGGTTCGGCGTGACACTGGTAGCTTTGTTTTTATTATGGATGACCAGTCGTTTTTCACCTGTCAAAAAAGCCAATAGCAATTTGTATAAGTGGCAAGGCATACTAATTACGGTCTATAGTGCCTATATTGCAATGGTTATTTTAGTTCTAGGACATAGTAGCTTGGTCGCGGGCGTCTCTTTAGTCGGCGGTGCGATATTGGGGATGATGCTTATACGTCGGCGCTATGTATGGAGAGCATTTTTAGGGCACGCAGCCGTCATTCTAGCAGTCACATTTATTCCTTATCTTGGCGTTACTTTACCCAATCTGCGTCAAATGACGCTCACGGTCATTCCTCTTGATACCTATTATAGTTATATCAATTATAGTGAAATTACGACAATCGAAAACGCCATCTCTGCCTCTATTTTTCAAAATGGCACGCTAAATTGGGACAGTGTTGATCAATTGCGCCGATCTTCCGCTTTTTTTTGGCGTTCTACGCATATTTATATGGCGCTACCAAAAGCTATTTTTATTATCTATATGTTTCGTACTTTGTTGCTAATATTAGATGACAGTAAAAAGGAAATTTTGCAGCATGCCAATCAAGATGAGCTAACCCAACTCAAAAGTCGCCGTTACGGGATGATGCAAATGAAGCAGGTGCTGAAGTCAGTAGAAGACCATCAAGATATCAGCGTTATTTTATTGGATTTGGATTGGTTTAAAGAGGTCAATGACAGTTACGGCCATGAGATTGGGGATCGAGTATTGGTGGAGGTCGCACAGACGCTCTTGCAGTCTTTAACTGATGAAACAATCGTGAGTCGCTATGGCGGTGAGGAGTTTTTGATTGTATTGCCAGATACGAAGCACGACACAGCTATGATAATTGCTGAACAATTACGGCGCGTTATCGCCAAACACGTCATCATTCTCGATGACGATACAGCCTTTAGTGTGACTGCCAGCTTGGGACTATATACACTGACTCATGGTGAGCGTAATTGTATAAAACAAGCCTGCGAAACTCTGAATAAAAAGGATGCATCGCAGTCGCTTGCTAAACCGCAGAGAATTCCCTCGTATAGTAGCAAACGCGTGAATCGTAAAATTCCCGCAGTGCAGCTACCTCACGATATTTGCCAGCGCTTAATTTGTATGGCAGATAAGGCTTTGTATGAAGCCAAAGGCCGTGGCCGTGATCAAGTGGTGAGTGCCAACGAGATGTTGGCAGCAAAAAATAATAATATTGAAGCGCTCTATGGCACATAG
- a CDS encoding PHP domain-containing protein yields the protein MKFDLHCHSTCSDGTYAPTEVVQRAHAAGVNVLALTDHDTLAGIDEARAAAIACDMQLINGVEISCEHTLIGGYGKNKSTNKIIHVLGLDFTDREKMHATLQQLQDSRATRGQRITEKLSALLDINYDELWQAVLDKAGGNPQAVGRAHIGQVLFERGEVKTVQKAFDKYLADNKPAYVAIDALSMADGIELIQACGGKAVLAHPTRYQLSATRVRKLIEEFAGLGGDACELPSNSEPVSTRRMVDRSIAAHNLVASIGSDFHGSNMPWRRLGDVPTMNPDQQGVWQSFAMFS from the coding sequence ATGAAATTCGATTTACATTGTCACAGCACTTGCTCTGATGGTACTTATGCACCAACGGAAGTAGTGCAGCGCGCCCATGCGGCCGGCGTCAATGTATTGGCATTGACCGATCACGATACGCTGGCAGGAATTGATGAGGCGCGTGCGGCTGCCATTGCCTGCGATATGCAGCTGATTAATGGGGTCGAGATAAGCTGTGAGCACACACTTATTGGTGGGTATGGCAAAAATAAATCAACCAATAAAATCATCCATGTGCTGGGGCTAGATTTTACCGATCGCGAAAAAATGCATGCAACGCTGCAACAATTACAGGATAGCCGTGCCACGCGTGGTCAACGAATCACTGAAAAGCTCAGCGCGCTATTAGATATTAACTATGATGAGCTGTGGCAAGCCGTACTTGATAAAGCTGGCGGCAATCCACAAGCGGTCGGGCGCGCGCATATTGGTCAAGTATTGTTTGAGCGCGGTGAAGTCAAGACGGTACAAAAAGCTTTTGATAAGTATTTGGCAGACAATAAGCCTGCTTATGTGGCGATTGATGCACTGAGCATGGCTGACGGCATTGAGCTGATTCAGGCTTGTGGTGGCAAGGCGGTGTTGGCGCATCCCACACGTTATCAGCTTTCAGCAACACGAGTCCGTAAACTGATTGAAGAGTTTGCTGGTCTTGGTGGCGATGCTTGTGAGCTGCCGTCGAATAGCGAACCGGTTAGTACTCGCAGAATGGTCGATCGCAGTATCGCTGCCCACAATCTTGTCGCCTCGATCGGCAGTGACTTTCATGGTAGCAATATGCCGTGGCGTCGTTTGGGTGATGTACCGACAATGAACCCTGATCAGCAAGGAGTTTGGCAGTCTTTTGCGATGTTTTCTTAG
- the ispZ gene encoding septation protein IspZ, with amino-acid sequence MKALLDFIPLIAFFIAARYSGILAGAGALLIATIIVYAIHFIRQKGTFDKQQWVVLLLTILFCGGTLLLRDDIYLRWKSPIINGIFALTLLVSAAINKPLMQLAMKDVFLLTMSGWKKLTLAWALFFAFMGILHYITAFTMSDEAWINFKTYGWIPIMLVFVIAQFAVLKKHLNPALTDKTVK; translated from the coding sequence ATGAAAGCTTTATTAGACTTTATTCCCTTAATTGCCTTTTTTATTGCTGCTCGCTACAGTGGTATCCTAGCGGGGGCAGGTGCGTTGCTCATCGCCACCATCATCGTTTATGCCATTCATTTTATTCGCCAAAAAGGCACGTTTGATAAACAGCAATGGGTTGTCTTACTATTAACCATTTTATTTTGTGGTGGTACTTTATTATTGCGTGATGATATCTATCTGCGTTGGAAGTCACCCATTATCAACGGTATCTTTGCACTAACACTTCTGGTGAGTGCTGCGATTAATAAACCACTGATGCAACTGGCGATGAAAGATGTTTTTTTGCTGACGATGAGTGGTTGGAAAAAACTCACTCTCGCTTGGGCACTATTCTTCGCCTTTATGGGCATACTGCATTATATCACAGCGTTTACGATGTCAGATGAGGCATGGATTAACTTTAAAACTTATGGCTGGATTCCGATTATGTTGGTATTCGTCATCGCCCAGTTTGCCGTATTAAAAAAGCACCTCAACCCTGCGCTCACGGATAAAACCGTCAAATAA
- a CDS encoding YciI family protein, producing the protein MSLFAIIGHDVANSSAQRQITRAEHVERLQALDHDNRLIIAGPTPIEHGKGEMSGSLIIADFDSAEAAQAWANDEPYLRDGVYSHVDIKPFIHTLPKADDSASVKVAKS; encoded by the coding sequence ATGTCCTTATTTGCCATTATTGGTCATGACGTGGCCAATAGCAGCGCACAACGTCAGATTACCCGCGCTGAACATGTCGAACGCTTGCAAGCTTTAGATCATGACAATCGACTGATTATCGCTGGTCCAACACCCATCGAGCATGGCAAAGGCGAGATGTCAGGCAGCTTAATTATTGCTGACTTTGACTCTGCAGAAGCAGCGCAAGCATGGGCAAACGATGAGCCTTACTTACGTGATGGCGTGTACAGTCACGTAGATATCAAACCCTTTATTCATACATTGCCAAAAGCGGATGACAGCGCATCAGTTAAAGTAGCAAAATCGTGA
- the mnmD gene encoding tRNA (5-methylaminomethyl-2-thiouridine)(34)-methyltransferase MnmD has product MDDTGNKVPVSGEFGDVYFSNADGLAESRHVFLAHNQLPERLTNLAPKQCFTIAELGFGTGLNFLATWQLWRQLRDIHPQLATAKLHFITTEKFPIPLTDLTQILALWGQRAPELTTLIELLLAAYPPLIAGCHRLSFFDDNLTFDIWLGDAAESLAKLSSNSSSSHAPYVDAWFLDGFAPSCNSTLWADSIFAQMQRLSRPNTTAATYSCAGIVKRALQDCGFQIKKVKGFGRKNEMLTAIMLDTINLTDNSKDINSKDINSKDITSYNNASTAAPDNDSQSTKPTDNLPAHSIVIGAGVSGLLTAWSLANRGIQVTLLDKSAPLAGASGNPRALLAPKMTPIHHVDEHLHTIGYLYSSRLYRCLNVDAEKLGLVPILEPTGALDLLMKANIGTEQIADYPDEMATTLSHEQAQTVSGLKTQDLSENLYLPQSGLVNPQALKDTILMHPLIHFQQVDVKSISETEENACIEGNNQDKQTISISADNVVICAAFESHQLDKRIFDCRKIRGQLSWFTPTTEQLTILPKIPLKYSGYCALFTAQTGDAQLNDVIEQHSQFLLGASFIRNDTDIDIRTEEHQISRDKLVTAIPEMDSIIPTDISLWQGRVGIRTQTPDYHPIVGALADSKRTWVMSAMGAKGYAIAPICAEALTDMMLGAFAPLSIAMLARLSPNRTRLQTPLT; this is encoded by the coding sequence ATGGATGATACGGGTAATAAAGTGCCTGTATCGGGTGAGTTTGGTGATGTTTACTTCTCAAATGCTGATGGTTTAGCGGAATCGCGTCATGTGTTTTTGGCGCACAATCAATTGCCTGAACGACTGACCAATCTTGCACCAAAGCAATGCTTTACGATTGCTGAATTGGGCTTTGGTACTGGACTGAATTTTCTCGCTACGTGGCAGCTATGGCGACAGCTGCGGGATATACACCCTCAATTAGCAACTGCAAAACTGCATTTTATTACCACTGAAAAGTTCCCGATACCCCTTACCGACCTTACCCAAATACTTGCCTTATGGGGACAGCGCGCGCCTGAATTGACAACACTAATAGAGCTATTATTGGCGGCCTATCCGCCTCTTATCGCGGGCTGTCATCGTTTGAGTTTCTTTGATGATAATTTGACTTTTGATATATGGTTGGGTGACGCAGCTGAGAGCTTAGCCAAACTATCAAGTAACTCTTCTAGCTCGCATGCACCTTATGTTGACGCTTGGTTTTTAGATGGTTTTGCGCCCTCTTGCAATAGTACCTTGTGGGCGGATAGTATTTTTGCACAAATGCAGCGTTTATCACGACCCAATACAACTGCCGCCACCTATAGCTGTGCCGGTATCGTCAAACGTGCGCTGCAAGATTGTGGCTTTCAGATTAAAAAAGTGAAAGGCTTTGGTCGTAAGAACGAAATGCTAACGGCGATCATGCTGGATACCATAAATTTAACTGACAATAGTAAAGACATAAATAGTAAAGACATAAATAGTAAAGACATAACCTCTTACAATAATGCTAGCACCGCCGCGCCCGACAACGATAGCCAATCTACCAAACCCACTGACAACCTGCCCGCCCATAGCATTGTCATTGGCGCTGGCGTTTCAGGGCTATTAACGGCTTGGTCATTGGCCAATCGTGGTATTCAAGTGACTTTGCTAGATAAATCAGCACCTTTGGCAGGCGCATCAGGCAACCCTCGTGCTCTGCTCGCTCCTAAGATGACGCCCATTCATCATGTCGATGAACATTTGCATACCATAGGCTATCTCTATAGCAGCAGGCTATATCGATGCTTAAATGTAGATGCTGAAAAATTAGGATTAGTGCCAATACTTGAACCAACGGGTGCTCTTGATCTGCTTATGAAAGCCAATATTGGCACAGAGCAAATCGCTGATTACCCCGATGAGATGGCCACCACACTATCCCATGAGCAGGCGCAAACTGTCAGCGGGTTAAAAACACAAGATTTATCAGAGAATTTGTATTTACCGCAGTCTGGCTTGGTCAATCCGCAAGCATTAAAAGATACTATCCTAATGCATCCGCTCATCCACTTTCAGCAAGTAGACGTTAAGAGTATTAGCGAAACAGAAGAAAATGCTTGTATCGAAGGCAATAATCAGGATAAGCAGACGATATCCATTAGCGCTGATAACGTGGTCATTTGCGCAGCTTTTGAGAGCCATCAACTGGACAAGCGTATTTTTGATTGTCGTAAAATTCGTGGTCAGCTTTCTTGGTTTACGCCCACAACCGAACAGCTCACCATATTGCCCAAAATACCGCTTAAATATAGTGGCTACTGTGCATTATTTACCGCGCAAACAGGCGATGCACAATTGAACGATGTTATAGAACAGCACTCTCAGTTTTTATTAGGCGCAAGCTTTATACGTAATGATACAGACATAGATATCCGCACAGAAGAGCATCAGATTAGCCGAGACAAACTAGTGACTGCCATTCCTGAGATGGACTCGATTATTCCAACAGATATTAGTTTGTGGCAAGGACGGGTGGGGATTCGCACGCAAACGCCTGATTACCATCCTATCGTTGGAGCGCTAGCAGATAGTAAACGAACTTGGGTCATGAGTGCCATGGGAGCTAAGGGGTATGCCATTGCACCAATATGTGCTGAAGCGCTAACAGATATGATGTTAGGAGCATTTGCCCCCTTATCAATAGCGATGCTTGCGCGCCTGTCGCCAAATCGTACGCGTTTACAAACACCGCTTACTTGA
- the yiaA gene encoding inner membrane protein YiaA translates to MMNNDTITKSQLAAYKPTTAYVGTSWAVMLVGVLAYLLGLWNAQSMLLNEKGYYIAVLALGLYSAISLQKTLRDRSEGIPTTNMYYLISWAALGLSIALIAIGLMNAGSLSLSEKGFYMMAFTMSLFAAVTIQKNTRDEAQIRTLTAPMITTDTQSSTKIGHQESRDSDTGKSLFGAVKSRMEGSD, encoded by the coding sequence ATGATGAATAATGACACGATTACGAAGAGTCAGCTAGCCGCTTATAAACCAACTACTGCTTATGTCGGGACTTCTTGGGCGGTGATGTTGGTGGGTGTCCTAGCGTATTTACTTGGCTTATGGAATGCACAGAGTATGTTATTAAATGAAAAAGGCTATTATATAGCGGTGCTGGCGCTAGGTCTTTATTCAGCAATTAGTTTGCAAAAAACCCTTCGTGATCGTAGTGAAGGTATTCCAACAACCAATATGTATTATCTAATCAGCTGGGCGGCTCTTGGATTATCCATTGCGCTAATCGCTATTGGTTTGATGAATGCGGGAAGTTTAAGCTTAAGTGAAAAAGGCTTTTATATGATGGCATTTACCATGAGTTTATTTGCTGCAGTGACCATTCAAAAAAACACCCGTGACGAAGCACAGATTCGGACTTTAACTGCACCAATGATTACGACTGATACTCAAAGTAGTACTAAAATTGGTCATCAAGAGTCCCGCGACTCTGACACTGGAAAATCACTTTTTGGCGCGGTTAAATCTAGAATGGAAGGCAGTGATTAA
- a CDS encoding DUF4112 domain-containing protein, with amino-acid sequence MDNFKKLSKSKAKKSSDANAPVIDYQAKLAEHGLTREQVIATERKLAKFANTMDSLVRVPFTKQGMGADAALSTIPLAGDLAGLALTSYAFVLGRQLGVPAHKMTPAVRLALIDMVVGIVPGIGTLLDIFIRPSRKTLGIVHEHLHDEYGITETMHMDRPFLHQSLEDKQRSRFGAFWHNPIIAWLYLHIPDLLGLIVIVVIGWGLWAVISWLVSLFGKVTGFG; translated from the coding sequence ATGGATAACTTCAAAAAGCTCTCAAAGTCAAAAGCGAAAAAATCTTCTGATGCCAATGCACCTGTTATCGATTATCAAGCAAAGTTAGCTGAGCATGGGCTAACACGCGAACAAGTGATCGCCACCGAGCGTAAATTGGCTAAGTTTGCTAATACGATGGATTCGCTGGTACGTGTGCCTTTTACCAAACAAGGCATGGGTGCAGATGCGGCGCTTTCGACGATTCCGCTGGCAGGAGATTTAGCAGGACTGGCTTTAACCAGCTATGCTTTTGTATTAGGGCGTCAGCTGGGTGTGCCAGCGCATAAAATGACGCCTGCGGTCAGACTGGCACTTATTGATATGGTCGTTGGTATCGTACCGGGTATTGGCACGCTGCTCGATATTTTTATTCGCCCCAGTCGTAAGACTTTAGGCATCGTGCATGAGCATCTGCACGATGAATATGGCATTACTGAAACGATGCACATGGATCGGCCGTTTTTGCATCAATCGCTAGAAGATAAGCAGCGTAGCCGTTTTGGCGCTTTTTGGCACAATCCTATCATTGCGTGGTTGTATTTGCACATTCCTGATCTGTTGGGATTAATCGTTATTGTAGTGATTGGTTGGGGACTGTGGGCAGTAATCAGTTGGCTGGTCAGTCTGTTTGGCAAAGTAACTGGATTTGGCTAG